A single Armatimonadia bacterium DNA region contains:
- a CDS encoding CTP synthase gives MTKYVFVTGGVVSGIGKGITTASLGRLLKNRGFRVAMMKMDPYINVDAGLMNPFQHGEVFVTDDGAETDLDLGHYERFVDEPLSRVSNVTTGQVYDTVIRQEREGGYYLGHTVQMIPHITDEIKARIRQCAKKHEADICIVEIGGTVGDIEGQPFLEAIRQMRRDEGPENVCYVHVTLVPFMGTVGELKTKPTQHSVRELRSVGISPDIIVVRATTKLDSAAREKLALFCDVPVANIIESIDFPGSLYEIPLLMEAQGIADLVTDELGLESRKADLAEWQGMIDHVNKPSDRVTVAMVGKYMDLRDAYLSVTESIRHGGIANDCAVEIKYVDSEKNIEADGPEAHLSDVDGIIVPGGFGDRGIEGKIAAIGYARRNQIPYLGLCLGLQTAVIEFARNVCGLEGAHSREFDSETPHPVIIYLKEQEYITELGGTMRLGAYPCKIKPGTLANRLYDSLDISERHRHRLEVNNAYRERLEQCGMVFSGTSPEGDLVEMVEIPDHPFFIASQFHPEFKSRPNRAHPLFRGVVEAALRRKNSRA, from the coding sequence ATGACCAAGTACGTATTCGTTACCGGTGGGGTCGTCTCGGGGATCGGCAAGGGCATCACAACTGCGTCGCTGGGGCGCTTGCTCAAGAACCGTGGCTTCCGTGTTGCTATGATGAAGATGGACCCGTACATCAATGTCGATGCCGGCCTCATGAACCCCTTCCAGCACGGTGAGGTCTTCGTCACCGACGACGGCGCAGAGACCGACCTCGACCTCGGCCACTACGAACGCTTTGTCGACGAGCCGCTCAGCCGGGTCTCGAACGTGACCACGGGCCAGGTCTACGACACCGTCATCCGCCAGGAACGCGAAGGCGGCTACTACCTGGGCCACACCGTGCAGATGATCCCGCACATCACCGACGAGATCAAAGCACGGATCCGCCAGTGCGCCAAGAAGCACGAGGCCGACATCTGTATCGTCGAGATCGGCGGCACGGTCGGTGACATCGAAGGCCAGCCCTTCCTCGAGGCCATTCGCCAGATGCGTCGCGACGAGGGCCCTGAGAATGTGTGCTACGTCCATGTGACGCTGGTCCCCTTCATGGGCACCGTCGGGGAACTCAAGACCAAGCCGACGCAGCACAGTGTCCGTGAGCTCCGCAGCGTGGGCATCTCACCGGATATCATCGTGGTGCGTGCTACCACCAAGCTCGACAGTGCGGCCCGCGAGAAACTCGCGCTCTTCTGTGATGTGCCGGTCGCCAACATCATCGAGTCGATAGACTTCCCGGGGAGTCTGTACGAGATCCCGCTGCTGATGGAAGCGCAGGGCATTGCCGACCTGGTGACCGACGAGCTTGGGCTCGAAAGCCGCAAGGCGGACCTCGCCGAGTGGCAGGGGATGATCGACCACGTCAACAAGCCCTCCGACCGAGTGACGGTGGCGATGGTCGGCAAGTACATGGACCTGCGTGATGCCTACCTGTCCGTTACGGAATCCATTCGCCACGGTGGTATCGCCAACGACTGCGCCGTCGAGATCAAGTATGTGGACTCCGAGAAAAACATCGAGGCGGACGGGCCGGAGGCACACCTCTCCGATGTAGACGGCATCATCGTTCCCGGCGGCTTCGGCGACCGCGGGATCGAGGGCAAGATCGCGGCCATCGGCTATGCCCGGCGCAACCAGATCCCGTACCTGGGGCTCTGCCTGGGGCTGCAGACCGCTGTCATCGAGTTCGCACGGAACGTCTGCGGGCTTGAGGGTGCGCACAGTCGGGAGTTCGACAGCGAGACGCCGCACCCGGTCATCATCTACCTCAAGGAGCAGGAGTACATCACGGAACTGGGCGGCACGATGCGTCTGGGGGCCTACCCCTGCAAGATCAAGCCGGGGACGCTGGCGAACCGCCTGTATGACTCCCTGGACATCTCCGAGCGCCATCGGCATCGCCTGGAAGTCAACAACGCCTACCGCGAGCGGCTGGAGCAGTGTGGGATGGTCTTCTCGGGCACTTCCCCGGAGGGTGACCTGGTCGAAATGGTGGAGATCCCCGACCACCCGTTCTTCATCGCCTCGCAGTTCCACCCGGAGTTCAAGTCGCGGCCGAATCGCGCACACCCCTTGTTCCGGGGTGTCGTCGAGGCGGCCCTGCGACGCAAGAACAGCCGGGCGTAA
- a CDS encoding DUF6785 family protein produces MKPKEPRGSRGVTPRALIFGCLLLPLNAYWVTQMETTRYQGHPTTVSLLYNAVFTLLLLVVLSAALQRISPRLAFHRNELLVIYCMQCIGSVLTGHDLAQVVTPQIIMPYWLATPENKWEDLFFQYIPKHLTISDPKIWRPAFDGGTTFYTKERILAWLGPAGNWATFLAVLSLMMLAMNTLLRKRWIDREKLTYPITHMPLELTRPGAPLLRNKLMWIGFALAATVDIVNGLHELYPSMPLIKVRVVHYDAYMSTLFRGYPWGALGGTRISFYPFAIGMGMLLPLDLAFSCWFFYLFWKCQSLLSALVGLNRIPGFPYVPEQSSAAYLGLCAFSLWMARDQLGEIWHGLMKGGHYRDEGEPTSYNTALWVLLGGTVYLTIFAARMGMWIWLAALVFIIYFMISLTVTRVRAELGPPAHDLHGGGPDLILTNLFGTAPGILDAKQLTNLSMCFWFNRAYRAHPMPIQLEAFKIAEAAGIPLRGMAVALALAVVVGSYSAFWAQIHQYYTYGIAAKMHEVAQIFGREPFQRLQSWLVTPFPTRWPRIGAYGTGFMFTLILMFLRVNFVWWPFHPVGYAISSSWSMNCLWLPILIAWVIKATILRYGGYKMFQGAIPIALGLVLGEFVVGSIWTLIGIILQINTYAFWV; encoded by the coding sequence ATGAAACCCAAGGAACCTCGCGGTTCGCGCGGTGTGACGCCGCGTGCTCTCATCTTCGGTTGCCTGCTCTTGCCCCTGAACGCCTACTGGGTCACCCAGATGGAGACGACCCGGTATCAGGGGCATCCGACCACCGTCTCACTGCTCTACAACGCAGTCTTTACCCTTCTCCTCCTCGTGGTTCTCAGCGCGGCACTCCAGCGGATCTCCCCGCGGTTGGCCTTCCACCGCAATGAGCTGCTGGTCATCTACTGCATGCAGTGCATTGGCTCGGTCCTCACCGGGCACGACCTGGCGCAGGTCGTTACGCCCCAGATCATCATGCCCTACTGGCTGGCGACGCCTGAGAACAAGTGGGAAGACCTCTTCTTCCAGTACATCCCCAAGCATCTGACCATCAGCGATCCGAAGATTTGGCGCCCTGCCTTCGACGGCGGTACGACCTTCTACACGAAGGAGCGGATCCTGGCGTGGCTGGGTCCGGCCGGCAACTGGGCCACCTTCCTGGCGGTTCTGTCGCTGATGATGCTGGCGATGAACACGCTGCTGCGCAAGCGCTGGATCGACCGGGAGAAGCTGACCTACCCGATCACCCACATGCCGCTCGAGCTCACGCGACCCGGCGCGCCGCTCCTGCGCAACAAGCTGATGTGGATCGGCTTCGCTCTGGCGGCCACCGTTGATATCGTCAATGGCTTGCACGAGCTATACCCCAGCATGCCGCTGATCAAGGTGCGCGTGGTCCACTACGACGCCTACATGTCCACGCTTTTTCGCGGCTATCCCTGGGGCGCACTGGGCGGCACGCGGATCTCCTTCTACCCCTTCGCCATCGGTATGGGGATGCTGCTGCCGCTCGATCTTGCCTTCTCCTGTTGGTTCTTCTACCTTTTCTGGAAGTGCCAGTCGCTGCTCTCTGCGCTGGTGGGCCTGAACCGGATTCCCGGCTTCCCCTATGTCCCCGAGCAGTCCTCGGCGGCCTATCTGGGTCTGTGCGCCTTCTCCCTGTGGATGGCTCGCGACCAACTGGGTGAGATCTGGCACGGGCTGATGAAGGGCGGCCACTATCGCGATGAGGGCGAGCCGACGAGCTACAACACAGCCCTGTGGGTTCTCCTCGGCGGCACCGTCTACCTGACTATCTTCGCGGCACGGATGGGCATGTGGATCTGGCTGGCGGCGTTGGTGTTCATCATCTACTTCATGATATCACTGACGGTGACGCGCGTCCGGGCTGAGCTCGGACCGCCGGCGCATGACCTCCACGGTGGTGGGCCTGATCTGATCCTGACGAATCTGTTTGGTACTGCCCCGGGCATTCTTGACGCCAAGCAGCTCACGAACCTGTCCATGTGTTTCTGGTTCAACCGCGCGTACCGGGCGCATCCCATGCCAATCCAGCTCGAGGCCTTCAAGATCGCAGAGGCGGCGGGCATACCCCTGCGGGGCATGGCCGTGGCCCTGGCACTGGCGGTTGTAGTTGGCTCCTACTCCGCCTTCTGGGCGCAGATCCACCAGTACTACACCTACGGGATCGCCGCCAAGATGCATGAGGTTGCCCAGATCTTCGGGCGCGAGCCCTTTCAACGGCTGCAGTCGTGGCTGGTGACGCCCTTCCCAACACGCTGGCCTCGCATCGGGGCTTACGGGACGGGCTTTATGTTCACGCTGATCCTGATGTTCCTACGCGTGAACTTCGTGTGGTGGCCCTTCCATCCGGTGGGGTACGCCATCTCGTCGAGTTGGTCGATGAACTGCCTGTGGCTGCCGATCCTGATCGCCTGGGTCATCAAGGCCACCATACTGCGCTACGGTGGCTACAAGATGTTCCAGGGCGCGATCCCTATTGCGCTGGGGCTGGTTCTGGGCGAGTTCGTGGTGGGGAGCATCTGGACCCTGATTGGGATCATCCTGCAGATCAATACCTACGCCTTCTGGGTGTAG
- a CDS encoding UvrD-helicase domain-containing protein: MLDELNPQQREAAEAVEGPVLIFAGAGSGKTRALTYRIAHMVRDCKIPPGTILAVTFTNKAAGEMKERIRKLIGSSARGIWAGTFHSTCARILRENGAAIGIPENYVIYDEADQRAVVKQVLAVLDIDSKQYKPVDILYAISAAKNELMGPQQYSRTSKGPFDDVVRRVYGRYQALLRDNNALDFDDLLMRTVQLLQDHPKVLEKYQERFHYILVDEYQDINIAQYKFVNLLAARRQNICVVGDDDQAIYGWRGANVGLILAFEKDYPTARTVKLEQNYRSTQKILECAYEVIKHNKGRQAKKLWTTNRPGDNLLLYQAVSAEEEAEWVAEAIKTQVSCGLAQPGDYAILYRTNAMSRVFEEAFMRLQIPYEIVGGIRFYERAVIKDFIAYLRAVYNPADAVAMQRIINVPTRGIGDKTVAAIHIMADNNSCSMYEAVRYCAVDVNLSDRARHAVAGFYDLMESLQRKAATLPLTDLCRAVAEDSGYLRSLEESGNADDAAKAENVREFVSLAQRFQETADDPTLGRFLEHLALISDLDQAQDFGSKVALMTLHAAKGLEFPIVFMVGMEEGIFPHQRSMGNEHELEEERRVCYVGITRAQQVLYMTHAFRRTIYGQPQYQKASRFLDDLPEDLVDRQAQLTDQMQASLLGDEEELGEKDYGGHKIDLTDIMSRIRRNGEKAKQRTEDEAKKAKERSRPVPPAKGAETESVVQEEKPRRKRNNTSPTPQAEQTGPVVEFQPGDHVQHPSFGGGTVVAVSGKGKEAIVTVAFPRQGVKQLMVAYAPIQKV, encoded by the coding sequence TTGCTTGATGAACTAAACCCACAGCAGCGCGAGGCCGCTGAGGCCGTGGAAGGTCCTGTACTCATCTTCGCGGGTGCAGGGAGCGGAAAAACGCGTGCGCTCACCTACCGTATTGCGCACATGGTCCGCGACTGCAAGATTCCACCGGGGACGATCCTCGCCGTCACCTTCACCAACAAGGCTGCCGGGGAGATGAAGGAGCGCATCCGGAAGCTGATCGGGTCCAGTGCCCGCGGCATCTGGGCCGGCACCTTCCACTCGACTTGTGCCCGCATCCTCCGCGAAAACGGCGCGGCAATCGGCATCCCTGAGAACTACGTCATCTACGATGAGGCGGACCAGCGGGCTGTCGTCAAGCAGGTCCTTGCGGTCCTGGACATCGACTCCAAGCAGTACAAGCCCGTCGACATCCTCTACGCCATCAGTGCTGCCAAGAATGAGCTGATGGGACCACAGCAGTACTCCCGCACGAGCAAGGGCCCCTTCGACGATGTCGTGCGCCGGGTCTATGGCCGCTACCAGGCCCTGCTGCGGGACAACAACGCACTGGACTTCGACGACCTTCTGATGCGGACGGTGCAACTGCTCCAGGACCACCCCAAGGTGCTTGAGAAGTACCAGGAGCGGTTCCACTACATCCTCGTAGATGAGTACCAGGACATCAACATCGCGCAGTATAAGTTCGTGAATCTCCTGGCTGCCCGGCGGCAGAACATCTGCGTGGTCGGCGACGACGATCAGGCGATCTACGGCTGGCGCGGGGCCAATGTAGGGCTGATCCTGGCCTTCGAGAAGGACTACCCCACGGCCCGAACTGTGAAGCTGGAGCAGAACTACCGCTCGACGCAGAAGATCCTCGAGTGCGCCTACGAGGTCATCAAGCACAACAAGGGCCGCCAGGCGAAGAAGCTGTGGACCACCAACCGACCGGGCGACAACCTCCTCCTTTACCAGGCGGTCAGTGCGGAGGAAGAGGCGGAGTGGGTTGCGGAGGCCATCAAGACCCAGGTCTCCTGTGGGCTTGCACAGCCAGGCGACTACGCGATCCTGTATCGCACCAACGCCATGTCCCGGGTCTTCGAAGAAGCCTTCATGCGGCTGCAGATCCCCTATGAGATCGTCGGCGGCATCCGCTTCTACGAACGCGCGGTCATCAAGGACTTCATCGCCTACCTGCGAGCGGTCTACAACCCGGCAGATGCCGTGGCGATGCAACGCATCATCAACGTTCCCACCCGGGGGATCGGCGACAAGACCGTCGCCGCCATCCACATCATGGCGGACAACAATAGCTGCTCCATGTACGAGGCGGTGCGCTACTGTGCCGTTGATGTGAACCTCTCGGACCGTGCGCGCCATGCCGTAGCGGGGTTCTATGACCTGATGGAGAGCCTGCAACGCAAGGCGGCGACGCTGCCGCTGACCGACCTCTGCCGCGCAGTGGCGGAGGACAGCGGCTACCTGCGATCGCTGGAGGAGTCCGGGAATGCCGACGACGCGGCCAAGGCTGAGAACGTGCGCGAGTTCGTGTCCCTGGCCCAGCGTTTCCAGGAGACAGCGGACGACCCCACTCTCGGGCGGTTCCTCGAGCATCTCGCGCTGATCTCCGACCTTGATCAGGCGCAGGACTTCGGCAGCAAGGTCGCACTGATGACCCTGCATGCCGCCAAGGGCCTTGAATTCCCGATTGTGTTCATGGTCGGCATGGAGGAAGGCATCTTTCCGCACCAGCGCAGCATGGGTAACGAGCACGAGCTGGAGGAAGAGCGGCGTGTGTGCTATGTGGGGATCACCCGCGCGCAGCAGGTGCTCTACATGACCCACGCCTTCCGGCGGACGATCTATGGTCAGCCCCAGTACCAGAAGGCGTCGCGGTTCCTCGACGACCTGCCGGAAGACCTTGTCGACCGTCAGGCACAGCTTACGGACCAGATGCAGGCGTCGCTGCTGGGAGATGAGGAGGAACTGGGCGAGAAGGACTACGGCGGCCACAAGATCGACCTGACGGATATCATGTCACGCATCAGGCGCAATGGTGAGAAGGCCAAGCAGCGGACAGAGGACGAAGCCAAGAAGGCGAAGGAGCGCTCTCGTCCTGTACCTCCGGCGAAGGGGGCGGAGACAGAGTCTGTGGTGCAGGAGGAGAAACCGCGACGCAAGAGGAATAACACGTCCCCAACGCCGCAAGCGGAACAGACAGGCCCCGTGGTGGAGTTCCAGCCGGGCGATCATGTGCAACACCCCAGCTTTGGTGGTGGCACCGTCGTGGCCGTATCGGGCAAGGGGAAAGAGGCGATCGTCACCGTCGCCTTCCCCCGACAAGGCGTCAAGCAGTTGATGGTTGCGTATGCGCCCATCCAGAAAGTCTGA
- a CDS encoding radical SAM protein: MGEPAYLALVESGELAERVEALRGLMAPCRLCPRRCHVDRIAGEMGFCRAGPEPMISSYGPHFGEEAPLVGVGGSGTIFLTHCNLGCAFCQNYDISREGLGHTVSIAELAEIMLQLQERGCHNVNLVTPTHYVPVLVEALGLAAQNGLRLPVVYNCGGYESLEALQLLDGILDIYMPDAKYADPAVSAELSGAADYPQRARVAIGEMYRQVGPLQLDERGIAVRGLLVRHLVLPEGLAGTARIMQFLAGLDREMYVNVMAQYHPCYRAHEHPRIARRITAEEYEAAVRAAREAGLHRLDKL; encoded by the coding sequence ATGGGTGAACCGGCCTATCTGGCGCTAGTGGAGTCGGGTGAGCTGGCGGAGCGCGTTGAGGCTCTCCGAGGCCTGATGGCGCCCTGCCGACTGTGCCCGCGGCGGTGTCACGTGGACAGGATCGCCGGGGAGATGGGTTTCTGCCGAGCGGGACCGGAACCGATGATCTCAAGCTACGGTCCGCACTTCGGCGAGGAAGCGCCCCTGGTTGGGGTCGGGGGCTCGGGAACCATCTTCCTGACCCACTGCAACCTGGGCTGTGCCTTCTGCCAGAACTACGACATCAGCCGCGAAGGGCTGGGACACACGGTGTCCATCGCCGAGCTGGCCGAGATCATGCTCCAGCTTCAGGAGCGCGGCTGCCATAACGTGAACCTTGTCACTCCGACGCACTATGTGCCGGTCCTGGTGGAGGCCCTTGGGCTTGCAGCTCAGAACGGGCTGCGGCTGCCGGTGGTATACAACTGCGGAGGCTACGAGAGCCTGGAGGCCCTCCAGCTTCTGGACGGAATCCTTGACATCTACATGCCGGACGCCAAGTATGCGGACCCGGCGGTGAGCGCCGAGCTCTCGGGAGCTGCCGACTATCCCCAGCGGGCGCGAGTGGCTATTGGGGAGATGTACCGGCAGGTCGGTCCACTGCAGCTTGATGAGCGTGGGATCGCCGTACGGGGACTGCTCGTCAGGCATCTGGTCCTTCCTGAGGGGCTGGCCGGGACGGCGCGAATCATGCAGTTTCTTGCCGGTCTGGACCGCGAGATGTATGTGAACGTGATGGCCCAGTATCACCCCTGCTATCGGGCACACGAACACCCACGGATTGCCCGGCGGATCACGGCAGAGGAGTACGAGGCCGCCGTGCGTGCAGCCCGTGAGGCCGGTTTGCACCGCCTTGACAAGCTCTGA
- the surE gene encoding 5'/3'-nucleotidase SurE: MRILLTNDDGIRAPGLRALAQALEPLGELLILAPEREQSCAGHAITLHKPLRMVPARVEGVSAAAFAVSGTPADCVVLARDNEPAPPDVVVSGINAGANMGEEVFYSGTVAAAMEACLQGLRSIAVSVTAYHDCDYRAAAAFVKALIPRYIETDLPSGMFLNVNVPNLPPEGIKGVHATRLGRRAYANVVQRREDPRGRPYYWLSGEVTEVDSGTDTDIGTCRGDMISVTPVCFDMTDHPTIETVAGLLTGMPS, encoded by the coding sequence ATGCGGATACTCCTGACCAACGATGACGGCATTCGTGCTCCCGGTCTGCGGGCGCTTGCACAGGCACTCGAGCCGCTTGGCGAGTTGCTCATCCTGGCACCAGAGCGCGAGCAGAGTTGCGCCGGGCACGCCATCACCCTACACAAGCCCTTGCGTATGGTACCGGCCCGGGTGGAAGGGGTGTCGGCGGCCGCTTTTGCCGTGAGCGGCACACCTGCGGACTGCGTGGTCCTGGCCCGAGACAACGAACCGGCTCCGCCCGACGTTGTGGTGTCGGGGATCAACGCGGGCGCCAACATGGGGGAGGAGGTCTTCTACTCCGGCACCGTCGCTGCGGCGATGGAGGCCTGTCTGCAGGGCCTGCGGAGTATCGCCGTCTCCGTCACCGCCTATCATGACTGCGATTACCGGGCTGCTGCGGCCTTCGTCAAGGCGTTGATCCCGCGGTACATCGAGACCGACCTGCCTTCGGGCATGTTCCTGAATGTGAACGTTCCGAACCTGCCGCCGGAGGGGATCAAGGGAGTCCACGCTACCCGCCTCGGCCGGCGGGCCTATGCCAACGTGGTCCAGCGACGTGAAGACCCACGGGGCCGACCCTACTACTGGCTGAGCGGCGAGGTGACCGAGGTGGACAGCGGGACAGATACCGACATCGGCACCTGCCGAGGGGACATGATCTCGGTCACGCCGGTCTGCTTCGACATGACCGATCATCCGACGATTGAGACGGTTGCCGGGCTGCTGACCGGGATGCCCTCCTAA
- a CDS encoding SIS domain-containing protein encodes MAIDRYIEAVQGGLRQLAETQQEPMREAAEVITEAIVDRRQVFSFGASHSFILTEEMVYRTGGLMLVNPIYPQGMNLMVRPLTMTSQIERLPDYGALLLRNSPVKAKDVLILSSTSGRNHVILDMALAAREMGVTTIGITALDYSREVASRHPSGKRLFELVDVVIDTCSPKGDAAVEFEGFAQKSGPLSTVLGCTVVNALICQVIQNLLDRGETPPVFISANLDGGDEHNARLLEENRDRIHYL; translated from the coding sequence ATGGCAATTGATCGCTACATCGAAGCCGTACAAGGTGGGCTGCGGCAGCTTGCCGAGACTCAGCAGGAGCCGATGCGAGAGGCTGCCGAGGTCATCACGGAGGCCATCGTCGATCGTCGGCAGGTCTTCTCTTTTGGCGCCTCGCACTCGTTCATCCTTACGGAAGAGATGGTCTACCGCACCGGCGGCCTGATGCTGGTGAACCCCATCTACCCGCAGGGGATGAACCTGATGGTGCGTCCGCTGACGATGACTTCGCAGATCGAGCGTCTTCCAGACTACGGGGCGCTGCTGCTGCGCAACTCGCCGGTGAAGGCGAAGGACGTGCTGATCCTGTCTTCGACCTCCGGGCGCAATCATGTGATCCTGGACATGGCCCTCGCGGCCCGCGAGATGGGAGTGACGACGATCGGCATCACCGCCCTGGACTACTCGCGGGAGGTCGCGAGTCGGCACCCGAGCGGCAAGCGGCTGTTCGAGCTGGTGGACGTGGTGATCGACACCTGCAGCCCCAAGGGGGACGCTGCCGTCGAGTTCGAGGGTTTCGCTCAGAAGTCGGGACCCCTGTCGACGGTCCTGGGCTGCACGGTGGTGAATGCCCTGATCTGCCAGGTGATCCAGAATCTGCTGGATCGTGGGGAGACGCCGCCGGTGTTCATCAGCGCCAACCTCGACGGCGGGGACGAGCACAACGCCCGGCTGCTGGAAGAGAATCGCGACCGGATCCACTACTTGTGA
- a CDS encoding sugar isomerase domain-containing protein, giving the protein MLALKLLNSFREQFDKLEKEQLDRIDQAAEVVANSVMNGGAWHVHDTGHIIDRELIHRGGGLMFIRPFSWQFSVNDPLPKCRRERPPVDPDYNVAMETVRLAVAASGIRKGDVITIGSVSGRSLPQIELALECKRIGCTVIVISSENYSSQVESRHPSGKRLYECADIFIDNQAPLGDGHMEVEGYDVPVFPLSGINAAMIMWMVVAGVIEKMTAAGKQPQVWKSANIDGGGDRNSHLDREVVDVIGY; this is encoded by the coding sequence ATGCTTGCCCTCAAGCTTCTCAATAGCTTCCGTGAGCAGTTCGACAAGCTCGAAAAAGAGCAACTCGATCGTATCGACCAGGCCGCCGAGGTTGTTGCCAACTCGGTGATGAACGGCGGCGCCTGGCACGTCCATGATACCGGACACATCATCGACCGCGAGCTCATCCATCGTGGCGGCGGCCTCATGTTCATCCGGCCCTTCTCGTGGCAGTTCTCGGTCAACGATCCGCTTCCGAAGTGCCGACGCGAGCGCCCACCAGTCGACCCCGATTACAACGTGGCGATGGAGACCGTTCGCCTGGCGGTGGCGGCCTCGGGTATCCGCAAGGGCGACGTCATCACCATCGGCTCCGTGAGCGGCCGGTCACTGCCGCAGATCGAGCTGGCCCTGGAGTGCAAGCGCATCGGCTGCACGGTGATCGTGATCTCCTCGGAGAACTACTCCTCGCAGGTCGAGTCCCGCCACCCGTCGGGGAAGCGCCTGTATGAGTGCGCCGACATTTTCATCGACAACCAGGCCCCGCTGGGCGACGGCCACATGGAAGTGGAAGGCTACGACGTGCCGGTGTTCCCGCTGTCGGGGATCAACGCAGCCATGATCATGTGGATGGTCGTGGCGGGCGTCATTGAGAAGATGACCGCCGCCGGCAAGCAGCCGCAGGTCTGGAAGAGCGCCAACATCGATGGCGGCGGCGACCGCAACAGCCACCTCGACCGCGAAGTCGTCGACGTGATCGGTTACTGA
- a CDS encoding BadF/BadG/BcrA/BcrD ATPase family protein — MRYVLGLDGGGTKCDAVLMDEEGRVVGWGRGGSTHGLYVGEEAAYRSVHDAVLGAVADFKPQIDRVAGAARWAAMEEWLDQSVPREHFVPVSEVTMGLAMALATHGVLVLSGTGSFVNARSADGRSVHEGGQGPIIADEGSAHHIGILGIRAAFRSHWSEARHTSLAEAIPRAYGVEKLRDVFNLLYVDRIGRAQIAAAAKTVDEEAMKGDRVAIRVLEQAADELGELLVEVIRGIGFEDTDEYLVATGSVAQGSSIFWNRLCRIAHEVAPRLRPVQPKIKPVMGACLLALRDLGVEWTPELPARIEQTQTGVPRHRAQDSGG; from the coding sequence ATGCGATACGTACTCGGACTTGACGGTGGCGGCACGAAGTGCGATGCCGTCCTGATGGATGAAGAGGGAAGGGTGGTAGGCTGGGGACGGGGAGGTTCGACGCACGGTCTGTATGTCGGTGAAGAGGCCGCCTACCGGTCGGTGCATGACGCCGTCCTGGGGGCGGTCGCCGACTTCAAGCCCCAGATCGACCGAGTCGCCGGGGCAGCGCGCTGGGCGGCCATGGAGGAATGGCTGGATCAGTCGGTGCCCCGTGAGCACTTCGTGCCGGTCTCCGAGGTCACCATGGGTTTGGCCATGGCGCTTGCGACCCATGGCGTCCTGGTGCTTTCGGGAACCGGCAGTTTCGTGAATGCTCGCTCGGCCGACGGCCGATCAGTGCATGAGGGCGGACAGGGGCCGATCATTGCCGACGAGGGCAGCGCCCATCACATCGGCATCCTGGGCATCCGGGCCGCCTTTCGCTCACATTGGTCTGAAGCGCGGCACACCTCCCTGGCCGAGGCGATCCCGCGGGCCTACGGTGTCGAGAAGCTGCGGGACGTGTTCAACCTGCTGTACGTGGATCGGATTGGGCGAGCGCAGATCGCGGCGGCCGCCAAGACGGTCGACGAAGAGGCCATGAAGGGCGATCGTGTCGCGATCCGGGTCCTTGAGCAGGCCGCGGACGAGCTCGGCGAGCTCCTCGTAGAGGTCATCCGTGGCATCGGCTTCGAGGATACCGACGAGTATCTGGTAGCGACGGGAAGTGTGGCCCAGGGCTCCAGCATCTTCTGGAATCGCCTCTGCCGCATCGCCCACGAAGTGGCTCCACGACTACGCCCGGTTCAGCCCAAGATCAAGCCGGTGATGGGTGCCTGCCTCCTGGCCCTGCGTGACCTTGGGGTCGAGTGGACACCTGAGCTGCCGGCGCGGATTGAGCAAACGCAGACGGGCGTTCCCCGTCACCGAGCGCAGGATTCCGGCGGTTAG